In Propionicimonas paludicola, a single window of DNA contains:
- a CDS encoding AAA family ATPase, producing the protein MSDQPFAPPPALNPAQDALTRVRDEVGKAVVGQNGAVTGLLVGLLVGGHVLLEGVPGVAKTLLVRSLAASLELSTKRVQFTPDLMPGDVTGSLIYDSQAARFDFRPGPVFTNLLLADEINRTPPKTQAALLEAMEERQVSVDGTPRPLPDPFMVIATQNPVEYEGTYPLPEAQLDRFLLKLTLPLPPRDDELQVLRRHAAGFDPRDLAGAGLRAVAGASDLVAARAQVATVRVDEQVLAYVVDLCRATRSAPSVSLGASPRGATALLKTARAWAWLSGRDFVTPDDVKAMAPATLAHRLAIRTEAQLDGTTPAGVLQNVLASLPVPR; encoded by the coding sequence ATGAGTGATCAGCCGTTCGCACCCCCACCGGCCCTGAACCCGGCCCAGGATGCGCTGACTCGGGTCCGCGACGAGGTGGGCAAGGCGGTGGTCGGCCAGAACGGCGCGGTCACCGGGCTCCTGGTGGGGCTGCTGGTCGGCGGCCATGTGCTGCTCGAAGGCGTCCCGGGCGTGGCCAAAACGCTGCTGGTCCGCTCGCTGGCGGCCAGCCTCGAGCTGAGCACCAAGCGGGTTCAGTTCACCCCCGACCTGATGCCCGGTGACGTCACCGGCTCGCTGATCTACGACAGCCAGGCCGCCCGCTTCGACTTCCGTCCCGGGCCGGTGTTCACCAACCTGCTGCTCGCCGACGAGATCAACCGGACGCCACCGAAGACCCAGGCCGCGCTGCTGGAGGCCATGGAAGAGCGTCAGGTCAGCGTGGACGGAACCCCGCGGCCGCTGCCGGATCCATTCATGGTGATCGCCACCCAGAACCCGGTCGAGTACGAAGGCACCTATCCGCTGCCCGAGGCCCAGCTGGATCGGTTCCTGCTCAAGCTGACCCTGCCGCTGCCGCCCCGGGACGACGAGTTGCAGGTGCTGCGCCGGCATGCGGCCGGCTTCGACCCCCGCGACCTGGCCGGTGCCGGACTGAGGGCGGTCGCCGGAGCGTCCGATCTGGTGGCGGCCAGGGCTCAGGTGGCCACGGTCCGAGTGGACGAGCAGGTGCTGGCCTATGTGGTCGATCTGTGTCGGGCCACCCGCTCGGCGCCCTCGGTCTCGCTCGGCGCGTCCCCGCGCGGGGCCACCGCACTGCTGAAGACCGCCCGGGCCTGGGCCTGGCTGAGCGGACGCGACTTCGTCACTCCCGACGATGTGAAGGCCATGGCGCCGGCCACCCTGGCCCACCGGCTGGCGATCCGCACCGAAGCCCAGCTGGACGGCACGACGCCGGCCGGCGTGCTGCAGAACGTGCTGGCCTCGCTGCCGGTGCCGCGCTGA